AACTCCAATGTCAATGGAAATTAAATCATCTTCTTTTAGCACTCTTTCATTTGGAATGCCGTGAATCAATTCTTCATTTAAAGAGGCACATATTGTAGCTGGAAAACCCATATAACCTTTAAAGGCTGGTTTTGCTCCTCTTTTGACAATTTCTTTAAAAGCAATTGAATCAAGTTCTTTTAAAGAAACCCCTGGTCTTATAAGGTCATAGATAACTTTTTTAACCTCTGCCAAGATTTGACAAGATTTTTTGATTAGTTCAATTTCTTGCTGTGTTTTAACCAAAGCCATTATAAACTCACTTTTTGTTCTAATTCTTTTAGAATTTCTTCTCTATCTTTGGAAGCGTCAATTTCAACTAGAATGCCAAGTTCTTTGAAATATTTTTTTAAAGAATTAGTTTGCTTTTCATAAATTTCAAGTCGTTTGATAATTGAAGATTCTTGATCATCTTTTCTTTGAATTAGCTCGCTTTGATCAATTTCACATTTTGTATCAAGTTTTGATTTTTTAAAGTAAATGTGATATTGAGCATTACAACTAGGACATATTCTTCTTCCACTAAGTCTTTTTAGAATAATTTCACTAGGAGCTTCTAAAAATCAAACACTATATTCTTGAGCTTTATTTAAACTAAAAAGAAACTCAATTTGGTTTAGCGTTCTAGGATAGCCATCTAAGATGTAACTTTTTTGCTCTTTTTCGAGATCTGCTAAGGTTTTTTTAACAATTTCATTAGTAATTGAATCAGGAACATATCCCCCTGATTCAACTATTTCTTTAAGTTTTATTCCTAGCTCTGAATTAGAGGCTATTTGTGATCTAAAAATATTTCCTGTGGAAATGTGCTCAAAGCCATATTTTTGAGAAACTAGAGAAGCCAGAGTTCCCTTACCTACTCCTGGAGGGCCAAAAACTATAAATCTTTTTATCATAAAACTCCTGAGTTATCTAGCTTGTCTTGTTTTTTAGAAATAGCTTTTTGAGTAACTTTCTTCATGTTTGAAAGTTTGTTTGCCTTTAGTCTTGCTTTAATTTGATCAATTGTCTCAAGAGAAACAGAAACTAAAATCATCATACTAGTTCCACCAAAGCTAATGGCAGCTGGCATTCCGGCCATTTGCATTATATATTGAATTGAAACTAAAATTGAAAGATAAAAAGCTGAGAAAGTAGAGAGTCTTAAAACTACATCAATTAAGTAATTTTCAGTTTGATCCCCTGGTCTTAGTCCTGGAATAAAAGTACCACTTTTGTTAAAATCTTCACTAATTTTGTCGATTTTAGATTGTTGCAGTCCCATAAAGATTGAGAAAATAAAAGTAATAATTATTAATAAACTAAATCCAATAGGGTGGGTAAAGGCTAGATGTCTTTCAATTCAAAGCCTTACTAAAGAAGTGCTTCTATCTAAAAGTCCAGCAATTAAAAGTGGAAAGGAAATGACAATCATTGAAAAAATGACAGGCATTATTCCAGCTGGGTTAACCTTAATTGGTAAAGATCCCATTTCTTTTATGTTTTTACTTAGACCAGCTCCAGTTTGTTGAATTGGAATTCTTCTTTCAGCTAGATAAACAAAAACTATAATAACAATTAAAAGTAAATAACCAAATAAATACAACAAAAAATGAATTAGACCAGTAAAAAGAGTGGTTTTATTAGTTCCAACCAAAACATTAAAGGCCGCTCTAAATTGAGAAGGAAGACTAAGAGATATTCCTGAAAAAATAATTAAACTTGTTCCATTTCCAATACCTTTATCAGTAATTTGCTCTGATAAAAATAGAGTAA
The sequence above is a segment of the Mycoplasmopsis pulmonis genome. Coding sequences within it:
- a CDS encoding adenylate kinase family protein, which produces MIKRFIVFGPPGVGKGTLASLVSQKYGFEHISTGNIFRSQIASNSELGIKLKEIVESGGYVPDSITNEIVKKTLADLEKEQKSYILDGYPRTLNQIEFLFSLNKAQEYSVWFLEAPSEIILKRLSGRRICPSCNAQYHIYFKKSKLDTKCEIDQSELIQRKDDQESSIIKRLEIYEKQTNSLKKYFKELGILVEIDASKDREEILKELEQKVSL
- the secY gene encoding preprotein translocase subunit SecY; translated protein: MKKGFGKYFGSFSLFISEKFLSFKHKWTDFWSTKELVRKLIFTLFLITIFIVAGTITAPFVKIVNASQLNQSAFFGILNIVGGGGLRQFSIVSLGINPFITASLIMTILQSKLFPPIQKMSQSGPLGRKKINVITRLLTLVFAFPQAIVLTQTLSRENGFISIDQEFKTIANIYVLLPLILVAGSLFTLFLSEQITDKGIGNGTSLIIFSGISLSLPSQFRAAFNVLVGTNKTTLFTGLIHFLLYLFGYLLLIVIIVFVYLAERRIPIQQTGAGLSKNIKEMGSLPIKVNPAGIMPVIFSMIVISFPLLIAGLLDRSTSLVRLWIERHLAFTHPIGFSLLIIITFIFSIFMGLQQSKIDKISEDFNKSGTFIPGLRPGDQTENYLIDVVLRLSTFSAFYLSILVSIQYIMQMAGMPAAISFGGTSMMILVSVSLETIDQIKARLKANKLSNMKKVTQKAISKKQDKLDNSGVLW